The DNA window ATACTATTATTATATGCTAAGAAACATGATAAATTAGATGAAAGAACAAAATTTCAACATCACAAAGTCttaatgcattaataattaatggGGTTTGTTTTCTGCTGAGGGTTAAACATacagtaaaatataaaattaaaattaataatatccGTGCTATATtctttttcgtttgcttgtaaattaatgagtttaatgttttgttgttttctttgctgctgctgctctaatggaatttgcaacaaatttgtagaAATTGTTGAgtaagcataataaataatacgaATACTTTTTCTTTGATGCGGTTTAAGGACAACGAAGACAACTGACTTGGCAACTGACCCGCAAGGTCGGCAGGCATGTAGACAGGAAATTGCAGCTGCCGAGGCTTAGCAATGCTAATCCTTTTCCTGTTGTTGTAGCAACGCTGAAATCTCCTGAAATTTGTGACGAAAATCGACGCTGGTTTCACTTATCACTGATAAGCTGGAAGAAGGGTCCtgttttaaatagaaatagagACTATTTAGAGCATAtagacaaagcaaaaattgtaGACTGGttattaagcaataattaGATTCGAATTTCGTTATTATATTCTCGGCATGTCCATCCTATTTACTTACTAGTATATCGCGCGTGGCATCAAAGTCATCCAGATGACCCAATAAGCTGGTCAGCGAAAAATCATTAATATTCTCCTCCAGCCACCGGGCATTTGATGTGGAGTCGCGCAGGAGGTGCATGGGACTAACGCTGCCAACGCTGCCATTGAAGAAAGTTtgtgctgcaataaaaaaaatttataaatatgtgtttataaatatgctaataGACGCTCAAGTATGCGCTCACTGTTGCTCTCATCCTCCGCCTGGTCTGGCAAGTTgctggtggcggtggcggcaacGGAGGCGGCGTTGGCGGCTGTGGGCGGGGCTTTGTTTTCCTCCGTAAAATTAAGATCGGGCATATCAAGACCGCTGGCATAATTGTCACCGTTGTCATATTCGATTTCAGGCAGTGGTAAAgcatttgagctgctgctgctgatttggcTGCcactgttgatgttgctgctgcttaagggAGTGGCGACTATGTTGTTGCCgccgatgttgctgctgctgctgacacgTTCAATGGGTTCGAAAAGACTGCGTCCAAGCAGATCGTAGGGCTGTGAGGAATCTGTTGCGGGCGGCAAGAGACGACGCTGCACTAAGATGTGCCGCGAGAGCTTCTGACGTGTTAACTGCAAGGGCAACAAAAATgtgtaattaaattcaaatggaTATAGCTGTGTGCGCTTACGGTGGATAGCTGACGAACTGGATCTATAATGCTGGTCATGGGCCGACGCATTGGCAGCATGGGCGTGCGAAATACCGACGCATCACTGccgtcggcagcagcagccgctgccatGGGTGTACCGCTGGCCAGGCTACTGAGCCACTGCGTCTTGCTCAACAGATCACGTTTGCGATCGCAGCTGTGGCCACAGCTACATTGACGCTTGCGCACACGCTCGCTCAGATTGGCTACGAGCAGCAGATGCTTCAGTTTGTTGCTCACTGTGGACGTCGTTATGGCCTTGACACGTTCCACATTATCACAGTCGTTGACATTATacggcagcgcagcagcagaggaagTTGAAGTGGTAGTAGTGGTAGTGGTAGtggcgctggcgttggctACTGTTGTACTCTTTAGTTCAGCATCGCACCAATAGTAATCTAGCTCCAGCTTGGAGTCCTGACCAAGCACCACATACAGATCACCTATCGTTATGTCGGCAGCATTGAGCACTGTCCAGCCGCGACGCATGCGCTTGATGACCTCATCGCTCAGCAGCGGACGAAAATTGCgcgcggcggcagcagctgcatgtgcTTTGGCCTCGTTGCGTTTGCTGCGCGAGGGCGGCGCAATGGGTGCGGCAGCTACAGGCGTGGGAGTGGGCGTgggagcgctgctgctgctgggcatatcacttgctgttggtgttgctggtgGGACAGTGGACTGTGCCTCGCCTGTAGTTTGTACAGTTGCACTTGTAGTTGGAGTGCTCAGCAGTTCGTTAATCTCTTCGCTTAGCTCGTCACCGCTGCTATTCTCCAGCTTCACCTGCAGCTCATCCAGTGACTTCTCATGCGCCGGACTGTTTAACGGCTTGAGCTTTTTGCTTTCCGGCGAACGCTTCTCCGAGCCGCTCTCCGTGCGTGGGCGCTTGCTCACAGTGGCCACCGTGTTCATCAGCGTCTCGCTGCGCACCTTGACGCCCAGACGCTCCTCGTAGGCGGTCAAGCAGATGTTGACACTGCTCAAATAGGCTGTGATGCTTAACAGCGGTCGATGTATGGTGACGCCTGGTTTGGGCGTAAAGCACAGCGCCTGCTCGCTGATGCTCTGCAGCTGCTCGGCCAGACGCGCTTCGGCGCTGCGCCATTTGTACTGAAAGGTATTGATGAAGCTAATGAGCTTCTTGTGCAGTGGCACTATAACGCGTCCACGTGGATTTTGTGCCAGAGACTGCACGCGGCCAAAGGCTTCCATATTGGCGGGACTTACGAGAACTTCAACCTTGCTGGGCAAACGTATGTCCTCCAAGGAGTCTGCAATTGACATTCAGCCTTAAATTGCTGTTTGTTACACCTTTCTGTCTGGAGTACTCACCATCAAGTTGGTTGAGACGTCGCAGCGCCTTGCAGGAGGGCGTCTTAATGCGTGTGTTCTTTCCCTTGCAACGGACTGTGATTTGACCTTGGTAAATAAGTTGCTTGAGCTTCATGAAGTGTTTCTCTGTAAGAAACTGGAGCTTGCGTCGCATCTCGCCATAGTTGATCAGCGTATATAGCTCCTGTGCAGGCTTCTTCAGCTCTACACACgttaagcaaatatacatatgagtttattatgaaatttatgcatttttgcatttgcaacttACCATCGGAGTAGCGCACGTATTTGCCAATTTTATGATATGTTTGATAGTAATGCTGACGCACTTGCTCCTTGGTTTTGAAGCTATGATCGCTGCTGGTATTGCGCCGCTTGAGCTTGCCATTTATGCAGTTGGCCATCGCTTCAAAGTCTTTCCCAAATTCATTGAGTGCATCGAAAAAACAATTGCGTTCTAAATTCGTCCAACTGGTTTTGTTTGTGGCTCGCAGCTGCGAAGGCGTCTTCTGTGCCGCCTTCTCctcttttttgcttgcatcACGCTCggcaggcggcggcgtcatTGGACGCGTTAGGTCCAGTTTCATTTTCTGTATGACGCGTGCACTGGCTCTAGTGCCCGGACAGTTCTGTGTGGTCACCGAGCCCAGCAGCTCCTCGGGCTCGGTGACAGCAACTGCCACCAGCTTATGATGCGCGGCACCTTTGCCCTGGAGCGCTGCCTCGGCAGCAACGACTGGCGCCTCGGCTGCAAATTTGACATTCTTAcacatgctgttgttgtcttccATTTTATGCCACTGGCTGGCACTGACGCTGGTGCTGGCTCCCCCCTGGCTGCCAACTAGCtgcaattttcatatattataGACAACTGTTAACTTTGGCCCAATTTCGCCCGCCTCCAATTTTCTTGGAACgcaaaagcgaaaaacaaCGACGATTTCTGCTCGACGCCAGCGAAAAAATGGCGCTCAGTTTAtggattgttattgttattttgtttatgcgcattgtttatattgttgattttgattgCATTGCACTTTATTGAGCGTATTGCGTTGCATTTACTCACCCAAacttcaataatattttaattggcgtacgttttgtttacattaacGATACTAGGGTTGTTGATAAATCAAAATAGTCACATATCGATAAGCATGCGAATGAGAGCCTCGCTGCAAACGCCCTGCTGACTCCATGTTATTTCAACAGTCGCAGCGAGCAGTTATCGAACTTGATAAGCTATCGCAATGCGTTGCTATCGAGCGCGTAAGgtgaatttcattttgaattgggcaaaaacaaaacacatagcaaaataatgtttattaaacttaaatataaataaaaataacaaaaaaaaaaagaagaaggaAATGGCATTTATGTGCATCACAAGAAAACACCAACTAAGATTAAAACTAATACGACAGCCAGGAGTATAGCAATGAGCATTATCTTTttctgcaaaacaaaatttaaaatttaagtaaatgttgctcaatttgttgtgtgtttagGCTATTTAACCTTGCGCGCCTTTTTGTGACTCTTCTCAGCCTGATCCAGCTCATCTGCGCCCTTGTCCACATAGAGCGACGCCTGCTGAGCATGAAACTCCACACGTTGTATTGTCTCGCTCTGTTCCATGACAAGCGTTTGGATGCGCATGAAGAGCGCATGCACATCCTCAATAGACTTTTCCAGCTTTCGCAGCTCATTGAAACGATCCATAAGATCGCGCAGCGTTTGTCGCTCCTTTTCTGTCTCTTGCAATATCTAAAATGCACTTGgtttataagcaaaagttacGCGTACTTAGTATAAAAAGCTACCTACATTATCCACAAACAATTTGGTGGTTTTGTTCTCGATGAGCAGCTCAATTTCCTGTTCGCTGGCCTCTGAATTAACTGAAAAGCGCAGACTAgtgttaaatgaaatatttattattatgtttgctatgcttacttatttttgtatgcatgcGCAGATTCTTTTTCACTTTCTGTTCATAGTTCTGCAGAAATGCCTCGTTCTTCTGCCACAGATTTATATAGGTTTGGTATAGGCCATAGAAGAGCGTACGCTTCATTCGCGCCTCCAGACTGTAATCATCCTCGGGCGGCAGATTGGCTTTGAACTCCTTGAAGCGTCCTATCAGCTGATTGCCCAGTCTCAGATTCTTGTTATGCAGCTCGTTCATTTCATTCTCTGTTTATTAACTAGTCAATGCCTTTAGTTGCCTTGTCTAAATTAGTTCACACCACTCACCATTGAAGCTACGCAGATTTATCGTCTGCGACATGCGGTTCATTGCCTCCAGATTGGCCGCTATTTGGGATAGTTGATAGCGTATTTCCGAGTActagcaaataataaatacaaatcaatgAATACAATGCgcttatatgtataaaaataaaattgcagagcaaataattaaaataattaattaaatcgaAGATGTAGGGCATATTTTTTAGcagaaaaattaattgatttatattaatttgtcaaTTGATTGATCCAATTTTaaacagcgaaaaaaaattatagcaaaaattatttgataatAGTATAAAACTAGAGAATAGTATTGATTAATTACTTTGATCAACTAGTctgtcaaaataaaaaaattgagagATCTGATAgacaaattgtatataaaactgGCTTCAAAAATGaattagtaataaaataaaaatatatatgtatttgtatttgtttgttttatgtatgAACAGagattttttgttattaattatgtttttgtaattgtttattaaacataaagcCATTCTTGAACAATATGCGagatttcaattttcaaacacAGCTCTGCTATCATGCTATATATAGCCTTAAGAACTTTCTTTATATACTCATTTATCACAATCAGTTGCTAactcaattgtttgtttacattttaaagcGATGTAACTGAGTTGAATCATCAAGTTTTACATTCTAGAGTTGGACATCCGTTGGGGGAGAGTACATACAATGGCAAGTTAAACTTTATCAagaatgtttgtttttgtttttgcagggCTGCCGACTGGGCGTGTCAGCATAAAGTATTATTGAATTCGTATTTATTTTCGTAAGTACATTAAATGTTTCTTTTCTTATCACGCGGTCGGCCAAGCAATTGTCGATCGATTGAGtaatatttgcagctgattCATGAGCCAAATCGAAAcgaaatgcttaaataaatatgcaagggCTTACCGGATTTAGAATGGCATCCACATCGGTGCCTTGTTGCGCCATTTTGAGCCGCTCGCGATCCTTGCCACTCtcagtgttgctgctgctgctgttgttattgttgttgctgttgttgctgttgctgctgctgtgctgcagCGTCTCTGTGGTAGCGTTGTAGACACTCAGCAGCAACGAACCATTTGAGGATGAGGATGTAGAATTAGCGCTAAGCGAGCgctgcaaacagcaaaataaaaagaaattcgGTTTAGCTACAAACTAAACTATTGTCAAATTGCCAATTTCTATTTAacgcttattttttgttttgccggCAGTTCAATGCGCAATCTGTTGCTGTGTAACGTACAATAAAAGCCAACCGGGCCAACTGAGTAAGCCGCCAAAATGCTCTcccaaaatacaacaaaaatacaactAGAACTACTTCTCAGCTTGTGCATGAGGCATACTCCCATTTATCGCTCTTATCTACGGAGCAATCTAGCTGATAAAGGGTgtctcccacacacacacacacacacacacacacatatacacaaacataATGAGAGTTAAGCTGCCTCATGACAAAAACTATGATATGCCAGTTCTTATAGTTGCAACTTTTAGTTTAGattacaaaataattctttagTATTTCAAGGCtaaagcacacaaaaaaataaatgccaattgAGTTGCTTagattttgaaaatatttcgcTACgctaattattttgaaaaacaCAGCTCTAtctatttttagttatttacatTCGTCATAGCGCGTTGCTACTGTAGCGAACCCACGCTTTATTCAAAGCATGCTAATCATTAGCATGTGCAACAGTTTTTCCCATTAGCACTAAACTTTAAATCAATGTACGCTTGAAAACTAATAtaactaatattattattatttttattattatgaattgaCAGTTAGTTTTACCTGTAAAAGCTCCGGCAGCCTGTCTCTGGCCATTGTGTAGGTCACTTTGTTTCGCTATAACTTATTAAAAaacgttttaatatttttttttttttttgcttgtcaaGTTGTAGcacagtatttatttatttatttttgttttgttatgcgtgttgttgttgttgttgttttatgcaCCATTTACattgttttcaattgcttAGCACGTTGCCGtagtattaaatacaaaagcaaagcctACGCTCGCGACACtgttattgtttgtgttttggaTTTGTATTGCACTTGTTCTCGCGctgttcttcttcttgttcttcttgctattcttgttgttcttgttgctgttgctgttgttgagtgCAAGCTGAGCTTAGCCGCTGCTGCGTTGGGCTTATGACACTTGCACTATGACAACAGCTGTTAGTTTACTGCGtgcgctgtcgctgctttcGCTGCTCGCACAACAGAGCACAGCGACGCGTGAGCGTGTGACGCAAGCCGAGCAGCGTCAGccaaaaagagcgagagcgcgagcgcgtgtgtgcgtgtgtgtgctatcAAAAGCTGATAAGCTCTTAtcaagcagcaatttttttcgCGTTGGCCTTGTAGGTGCGGGTCTCTCTgtcactctccctctcttacATGCGTTTG is part of the Drosophila busckii strain San Diego stock center, stock number 13000-0081.31 chromosome X, ASM1175060v1, whole genome shotgun sequence genome and encodes:
- the LOC108607028 gene encoding protein cramped, with product MEDNNSMCKNVKFAAEAPVVAAEAALQGKGAAHHKLVAVAVTEPEELLGSVTTQNCPGTRASARVIQKMKLDLTRPMTPPPAERDASKKEEKAAQKTPSQLRATNKTSWTNLERNCFFDALNEFGKDFEAMANCINGKLKRRNTSSDHSFKTKEQVRQHYYQTYHKIGKYVRYSDELKKPAQELYTLINYGEMRRKLQFLTEKHFMKLKQLIYQGQITVRCKGKNTRIKTPSCKALRRLNQLDDSLEDIRLPSKVEVLVSPANMEAFGRVQSLAQNPRGRVIVPLHKKLISFINTFQYKWRSAEARLAEQLQSISEQALCFTPKPGVTIHRPLLSITAYLSSVNICLTAYEERLGVKVRSETLMNTVATVSKRPRTESGSEKRSPESKKLKPLNSPAHEKSLDELQVKLENSSGDELSEEINELLSTPTTSATVQTTGEAQSTVPPATPTASDMPSSSSAPTPTPTPVAAAPIAPPSRSKRNEAKAHAAAAAARNFRPLLSDEVIKRMRRGWTVLNAADITIGDLYVVLGQDSKLELDYYWCDAELKSTTVANASATTTTTTTTSTSSAAALPYNVNDCDNVERVKAITTSTVSNKLKHLLLVANLSERVRKRQCSCGHSCDRKRDLLSKTQWLSSLASGTPMAAAAAADGSDASVFRTPMLPMRRPMTSIIDPVRQLSTLTRQKLSRHILVQRRLLPPATDSSQPYDLLGRSLFEPIERVSSSSNIGGNNIVATPLSSSNINSGSQISSSSSNALPLPEIEYDNGDNYASGLDMPDLNFTEENKAPPTAANAASVAATATSNLPDQAEDESNTQTFFNGSVGSVSPMHLLRDSTSNARWLEENINDFSLTSLLGHLDDFDATRDILDPSSSLSVISETSVDFRHKFQEISALLQQQEKD
- the LOC108605903 gene encoding syntaxin-4 isoform X2, producing the protein MNELHNKNLRLGNQLIGRFKEFKANLPPEDDYSLEARMKRTLFYGLYQTYINLWQKNEAFLQNYEQKVKKNLRMHTKIINSEASEQEIELLIENKTTKLFVDNILQETEKERQTLRDLMDRFNELRKLEKSIEDVHALFMRIQTLVMEQSETIQRVEFHAQQASLYVDKGADELDQAEKSHKKARKKKIMLIAILLAVVLVLILVGVFL
- the LOC108605903 gene encoding syntaxin-4 isoform X1, producing MARDRLPELLQRSLSANSTSSSSNGSLLLSVYNATTETLQHSSSNSNNSNNNNNSSSSNTESGKDRERLKMAQQGTDVDAILNPYSEIRYQLSQIAANLEAMNRMSQTINLRSFNENEMNELHNKNLRLGNQLIGRFKEFKANLPPEDDYSLEARMKRTLFYGLYQTYINLWQKNEAFLQNYEQKVKKNLRMHTKIINSEASEQEIELLIENKTTKLFVDNILQETEKERQTLRDLMDRFNELRKLEKSIEDVHALFMRIQTLVMEQSETIQRVEFHAQQASLYVDKGADELDQAEKSHKKARKKKIMLIAILLAVVLVLILVGVFL